A genome region from Magnolia sinica isolate HGM2019 chromosome 8, MsV1, whole genome shotgun sequence includes the following:
- the LOC131253114 gene encoding uncharacterized protein LOC131253114 isoform X1, which yields MAIVKNYSDFSPGSGDTIYSDDDDELQTRSSASDSGGADDDDDDDDVDSGMGSDECDLSELGQIGEEFCRVGDQSCSVPYELYDLPDLGGVLSLDTWNDCLTEDERFRLAEFLPDMDRETFVHTLKDLFSGGNFHFGSPLVDLFSQLKGGFCEPRVACYQQGLNYFEKRTHYHALFRYQNSMVGSLIQMRDAWENCAGYGIEERIRILNLVRSRRSLMYEKDGGLGSEMETSAREESGDGFWTKRSKISKVGAKMGHKAVYTVKSPLDFASRGRQMVVEPTKYGKPNPKGILKVATQKASSKEHAEVSGRLPFVNHGLEPKSTPFSALAPPRRDRVVGYDLGNVHQSRNLLKDDEDDGEEEYAYSMGFQSNRNMVRDNLVARVKSSKVGKKHEFEKYDTEVRMGLHKEDTEGYLGLPSSGKNENLHSRGRNMNVKQLTDMGLWTGKPITDRTSYDYHSRDARKKAKYPEKLQRSLVEDRRNLAKDQADPLLLKGTRADWSARSQTIQQIKTQDAFAVDQSVKFDDWNVRSKKWKTREDFPAGKTLQEHIRRKSAQNGGMNREDLSSRSMYSQSEETESDSSEHLDEDEDIDPSMRKLGYPSGVFQGGRSSLFRAVDDPKKVNKLVRKDEEHGGQILDGVKRSSIKMGDLRERRNMPEIERYSSKVKQKGRKSECINLHEYGAENLEGKTLSASSKLVDDRKQIYMSSKNGQIQGRTQGVPVERSQLPSLKTYSVEKKRKLNAEQRYSVPLSNNIHKYGSKVLEEDNLHAVPKLTDDQPRNNNRAGKKGQNAEGHVTEPDFQPLLGCSSVARKRKGKADLTYLDGPDNSNDMQSSSPQPIDEPNITKKRGKKKVEAESSPLPMATSDAIISERGTTDLEPETKPPKKPFTLITPSIHTGFSFSIVHLLSAVRIAMITLHAEDTSEVGKHLGNNDGRQKPKNEEQNKKLEGVNGVRPSHDNLDVNYSEHTGQKNLPSLTVQEIVNRVRSNPGDPCILETQEPLQDLVRGVLKIFSSKTAPLGAKGWKALVLYEKSTKSWSWVGPVSSNSSDRDTIEEVTSAEAWGVPHKMLVKLVDAFANWLKSGQETLQQIGSLPPPPMSLMLPDLDEKERFKDLRAQKSLTTISPSSDEVRAYFRREELLRYSVPDRAFSYTAADGRKSIVAPLRRCGGKPSSKPREHFMLKTDRPPHVTILCLVRDAAARLPGSIGTRADVCTLIRDSQYIVEDVTDAQVNQIVSGALDRLHYERDPCVLFDGERKLWVYLHRDREEEDFEDDGTSSTKKWKRQRKDTTEQSDLGAGNDVGFQGTGDQVAGGSTAGYDFSSDLNIEASSIYAGEKTELVYNDLRPNMEESIEPFIDSAQGSMHQGHPMGWEVLDLNALRENKMLCQENSTNEDFDDDTFGKERPGGLLSASLM from the exons ATGGCGATTGTAAAGAACTACAGTGATTTTTCTCCGGGTAGCGGAGACACTATCTACAGTGACGATGATGACGAGCTTCAGACTCGAAGCTCTGCATCGGATTCCGgtggtgctgatgatgatgatgacgatgatgatgtggACTCAGGGATGGGATCTGATGAATGTGATTTATCGGAATTGGGCCAAATTGGGGAAGAGTTTTGTCGAGTAGGTGACCAGAGTTGTTCGGTTCCGTATGAGCTCTATGATCTTCCGGATTTGGGTGGTGTCCTTTCTTTGGACACGTGGAATGACTGCTTGACTGAGGACGAGCGTTTCCGTCTCGCAGAGTTCCTCCCTGATATGGACCGGGAGACATTTGTCCATACATTAAAAGACCTCTTCTCAGGTGGTAACTTCCATTTTGGTAGTCCCCTTGTTGACCTCTTCAGTCAGCTGAAAGGTGGGTTCTGTGAACCGAGAGTTGCATGTTATCAACAGGGTTTGAATTACTTCGAGAAGCGTACACACTACCATGCCTTGTTTAGGTACCAGAATTCAATGGTAGGGAGTCTGATTCAGATGAGGGATGCGTGGGAGAACTGTGCAGGATATGGAATTGAGGAAAGGATTCGGATTTTGAACTTGGTGAGAAGTAGGAGGAGCTTGATGTATGAGAAGGATGGAGGGTTGGGATCTGAGATGGAAACATCAGCAAGAGAGGAATCAGGTGATGGGTTCTGGACTAAAAGGAGTAAGATCAGTAAGGTTGGTGCGAAGATGGGTCATAAAGCTGTGTATACGGTGAAGTCGCCCTTGGATTTTGCATCTCGAGGAAGGCAGATGGTGGTGGAGCCAACAAAGTATGGAAAACCAAACCCCAAAGGGATTTTGAAGGTTGCTACACAAAAGGCTTCTTCTAAGGAGCATGCTGAAGTGTCAGGTCGCCTTCCTTTTGTTAATCATGGTTTGGAGCCAAAATCTACACCTTTTTCAGCGTTAGCTCCTCCGCGACGGGACCGAGTTGTGGGGTATGATTTGGGAAACGTCCACCAGAGTAGGAATCTGcttaaagatgatgaagatgatggggAGGAAGAATATGCATACAGTAtgggtttccagagcaatcggaACATGGTAAGAGATAATTTAGTGGCTAGGGTTAAATCGTCGAAGGTGGGAAAGAAACATGAATTTGAGAAGTATGATACAGAAGTGCGAATGGGGCTTCACAAAGAAGACACTGAAGGTTACCTTGGCTTGCCTTCTTCTGGGAAAAATGAGAATCTGCATTCTCGTGGAAGGAACATGAATGTTAAACAGCTCACGGATATGGGACTGTGGACGGGGAAACCAATTACTGACAGAACTTCTTATGATTATCATTCCCGAGATGCTCGGAAGAAGGCCAAGTATCCTGAGAAACTCCAGCGATCCTTGGTTGAAGATCGGAGGAACCTTGCGAAAGACCAAGCCGATCCTCTCTTATTGAAAGGAACTCGTGCTGACTGGTCAGCTCGAAGTCAAACCATTCAGCAGATCAAAACACAAGATGCCTTCGCTGTGGATCAGTCAGTTAAATTTGATGACTGGAATGTTAGAAGCAAGAAATGGAAGACACGGGAGGATTTTCCAGCTG GTAAAACATTGCAGGAGCATATTAGAAGGAAATCTGCACAGAACGGAGGAATGAACAGGGAAGATCTTAGTAGCAGGAGTATGTATTCCCAGAGTGAGGAAACAGAGTCAGATTCATCTGAGCAcctagatgaagatgaagataTTGATCCATCAATGAGGAAGTTGGGCTATCCGAGTGGCGTCTTTCAGGGTGGCCGATCTTCTTTGTTCAGAGCAGTTGATGATCCTAAAAAAGTCAATAAGCTGGTGAGGAAAGATGAGGAACATGGTGGTCAGATTCTTGATGGTGTCAAACGTTCATCCATAAAGATGGGTGATCTTCGCGAGCGGAGGAATATGCCTGAGATAGAAAGATACTCTTCAAAGGTAAAACAGAAAGGAAGGAAAAGTGAGTGCATCAACTTGCATGAGTATGGTGCTGAGAATTTGGAGGGGAAGACTTTGTCTGCATCATCTAAGTTAGTGGATGATCGCAAACAAATCTATATGTCTAGCAAGAATGGCCAAATCCAAGGCCGAACCCAAGGTGTTCCTGTTGAAAGGTCTCAGCTGCCATCATTGAAGACCTACTCTGTAGAGAAAAAGAGGAAACTGAATGCTGAACAGAGGTATTCTGTGCCACTTTCAAACAATATACACAAGTATGGCAGTAAGGTTTTGGAGGAAGATAACTTGCATGCAGTGCCCAAGTTAACAGATGACCAGCCACGGAATAACAATAGAGCAGGGAAGAAAGGTCAAAATGCTGAAGGTCATGTTACTGAGCCTGATTTTCAGCCATTATTGGGATGCAGCTCGGTTGCACGGAAGCGGAAGGGTAAGGCTGATTTGACGTATTTAGACGGGCCAGACAATTCTAATGATATGCAATCTAGTTCGCCGCAGCCAATTGACGAACCCAATATTACAAAGAAACGGGGTAAAAAGAAAGTGGAGGCTGAAAGCAGTCCTTTGCCTATGGCAACTTCTGATGCAATTATTTCAGAAAGGGGTACTACAGATTTAGAGCCAGAAACAAAGCCGCCAAAGAAGCCATTTACTTTGATAACACCTTCAATTCATACTGGCTTTTCATTCTCTATTGTACATCTTCTTTCAGCTGTTCGAATCGCAATGATTACTTTGCATGCAGAAGATACCTCAGAGGTTGGCAAGCATCTTGGAAACAATGATGGAAGACAGAAACCTAAGAATGAAGAGCAGAACAAAAAGCTTGAAGGGGTCAATGGGGTACGGCCTTCCCATGACAATTTGGATGTAAATTATTCAGAGCACACAGGACAAAAGAATTTGCCTTCCCTCACTGTTCAAGAGATTGTTAACCGTGTGAGATCAAACCCTGGTGATCCTTGCATTCTTGAAACACAGGAGCCACTTCAAGATTTGGTCAGAGGAGTGCTGAAGATATTTTCATCCAAGACAGCACCTTTGGGAGCAAAAGGTTGGAAGGCACTCGTCCTGTATGAGAAGTCCACTAAAAGTTGGTCCTGGGTTGGTCCGGTTTCATCTAACTCATCTGATCGTGATACGATTGAAGAGGTGACATCTGCTGAGGCTTGGGGTGTTCCTCACAAGATGCTTGTGAAGTTGGTCGATGCATTTGCTAATTGGCTGAAGAGTGGTCAAGAGACCCTTCAGCAAATAGGAAGCCTTCCACCACCACCCATGTCGTTGATGTTGCCTGACTTGGATGAGAAGGAAAGGTTTAAGGACCTACGAGCTCAGAAGAGTCTCACCACTATCAGCCCAAGCTCTGATGAAGTCAGGGCATATTTTCGCCGGGAGGAACTTTTAAGATATTCGGTTCCAGACAGGGCCTTTTCTTACACTGCTGCTGATGGTAGAAAATCTATAGTTGCTCCATTGAGAAGGTGTGGTGGCAAGCCATCGTCGAAACCTCGAGAGCACTTTATGCTTAAGACTGATCGACCGCCACATGTCACGATCCTTTGTCTTGTTAGGGATGCAGCTGCGAGGTTGCCTGGAAGTATTGGCACCCGAGCAGATGTCTGTACCCTTATAAGAGACTCACAGTATATTGTGGAAGATGTTACTGATGCCCAGGTTAACCAAATTGTCAGTGGGGCTCTTGACCGTTTGCATTATGAGCGTGATCCTTGTGTATTATTTGATGGGGAGAGGAAATTGTGGGTTTATTTGCAcagagatagagaagaagaagattttgagGATGATGGAACCTCTTCTACGAAGAAATGGAAAAGGCAAAGGAAGGATACTACTGAGCAGTCTGATCTGGGAGCTGGAAATGATGTGGGCTTTCAAGGTACTGGAGATCAGGTTGCAGGTGGTTCCACTGCTGGATATGATTTCAGTTCTGATCTAAATATTGAGGCATCATCCATCTATGCAGGGGAGAAAACAGAACTTGTATATAATGATTTGAGGCCAAATATGGAGGAGAGCATCGAGCCATTCATTGATTCAGCACAGGGTAGCATGCATCAAGGTCATCCAATGGGTTGGGAGGTTCTTGATTTGAATGCTTTGCGGGAAAACAAAATGCTGTGTCAGGAGAATTCTACAAACgaagattttgatgatgatacATTCGGCAAGGAAAGGCCAGGTGGGCTTTTAAGTGCAAGCTTAATGTGA
- the LOC131253114 gene encoding uncharacterized protein LOC131253114 isoform X2, producing the protein MAIVKNYSDFSPGSGDTIYSDDDDELQTRSSASDSGGADDDDDDDDVDSGMGSDECDLSELGQIGEEFCRVGDQSCSVPYELYDLPDLGGVLSLDTWNDCLTEDERFRLAEFLPDMDRETFVHTLKDLFSGGNFHFGSPLVDLFSQLKGGFCEPRVACYQQGLNYFEKRTHYHALFRYQNSMVGSLIQMRDAWENCAGYGIEERIRILNLVRSRRSLMYEKDGGLGSEMETSAREESGDGFWTKRSKISKVGAKMGHKAVYTVKSPLDFASRGRQMVVEPTKYGKPNPKGILKVATQKASSKEHAEVSGRLPFVNHGLEPKSTPFSALAPPRRDRVVGYDLGNVHQSRNLLKDDEDDGEEEYAYSMGFQSNRNMVRDNLVARVKSSKVGKKHEFEKYDTEVRMGLHKEDTEGYLGLPSSGKNENLHSRGRNMNVKQLTDMGLWTGKPITDRTSYDYHSRDARKKAKYPEKLQRSLVEDRRNLAKDQADPLLLKGTRADWSARSQTIQQIKTQDAFAVDQSVKFDDWNVRSKKWKTREDFPAGKTLQEHIRRKSAQNGGMNREDLSSRSMYSQSEETESDSSEHLDEDEDIDPSMRKLGYPSGVFQGGRSSLFRAVDDPKKVNKLVRKDEEHGGQILDGVKRSSIKMGDLRERRNMPEIERYSSKVKQKGRKSECINLHEYGAENLEGKTLSASSKLVDDRKQIYMSSKNGQIQGRTQGVPVERSQLPSLKTYSVEKKRKLNAEQRYSVPLSNNIHKYGSKVLEEDNLHAVPKLTDDQPRNNNRAGKKGQNAEGHVTEPDFQPLLGCSSVARKRKGKADLTYLDGPDNSNDMQSSSPQPIDEPNITKKRGKKKVEAESSPLPMATSDAIISERGTTDLEPETKPPKKPFTLITPSIHTGFSFSIVHLLSAVRIAMITLHAEDTSEVGKHLGNNDGRQKPKNEEQNKKLEGVNGVRPSHDNLDVNYSEHTGQKNLPSLTVQEIVNRVRSNPGDPCILETQEPLQDLVRGVLKIFSSKTAPLGAKGWKALVLYEKSTKSWSWVGPVSSNSSDRDTIEEVTSAEAWGVPHKMLVKLVDAFANWLKSGQETLQQIGSLPPPPMSLMLPDLDEKERFKDLRAQKSLTTISPSSDEVRAYFRREELLRYSVPDRAFSYTAADGRKSIVAPLRRCGGKPSSKPREHFMLKTDRPPHVTILCLVRDAAARLPGSIGTRADVCTLIRDSQYIVEDVTDAQVNQIVSGALDRLHYERDPCVLFDGERKLWVYLHRDREEEDFEDDGTSSTKKWKRQRKDTTEQSDLGAGNDVGFQGEKTELVYNDLRPNMEESIEPFIDSAQGSMHQGHPMGWEVLDLNALRENKMLCQENSTNEDFDDDTFGKERPGGLLSASLM; encoded by the exons ATGGCGATTGTAAAGAACTACAGTGATTTTTCTCCGGGTAGCGGAGACACTATCTACAGTGACGATGATGACGAGCTTCAGACTCGAAGCTCTGCATCGGATTCCGgtggtgctgatgatgatgatgacgatgatgatgtggACTCAGGGATGGGATCTGATGAATGTGATTTATCGGAATTGGGCCAAATTGGGGAAGAGTTTTGTCGAGTAGGTGACCAGAGTTGTTCGGTTCCGTATGAGCTCTATGATCTTCCGGATTTGGGTGGTGTCCTTTCTTTGGACACGTGGAATGACTGCTTGACTGAGGACGAGCGTTTCCGTCTCGCAGAGTTCCTCCCTGATATGGACCGGGAGACATTTGTCCATACATTAAAAGACCTCTTCTCAGGTGGTAACTTCCATTTTGGTAGTCCCCTTGTTGACCTCTTCAGTCAGCTGAAAGGTGGGTTCTGTGAACCGAGAGTTGCATGTTATCAACAGGGTTTGAATTACTTCGAGAAGCGTACACACTACCATGCCTTGTTTAGGTACCAGAATTCAATGGTAGGGAGTCTGATTCAGATGAGGGATGCGTGGGAGAACTGTGCAGGATATGGAATTGAGGAAAGGATTCGGATTTTGAACTTGGTGAGAAGTAGGAGGAGCTTGATGTATGAGAAGGATGGAGGGTTGGGATCTGAGATGGAAACATCAGCAAGAGAGGAATCAGGTGATGGGTTCTGGACTAAAAGGAGTAAGATCAGTAAGGTTGGTGCGAAGATGGGTCATAAAGCTGTGTATACGGTGAAGTCGCCCTTGGATTTTGCATCTCGAGGAAGGCAGATGGTGGTGGAGCCAACAAAGTATGGAAAACCAAACCCCAAAGGGATTTTGAAGGTTGCTACACAAAAGGCTTCTTCTAAGGAGCATGCTGAAGTGTCAGGTCGCCTTCCTTTTGTTAATCATGGTTTGGAGCCAAAATCTACACCTTTTTCAGCGTTAGCTCCTCCGCGACGGGACCGAGTTGTGGGGTATGATTTGGGAAACGTCCACCAGAGTAGGAATCTGcttaaagatgatgaagatgatggggAGGAAGAATATGCATACAGTAtgggtttccagagcaatcggaACATGGTAAGAGATAATTTAGTGGCTAGGGTTAAATCGTCGAAGGTGGGAAAGAAACATGAATTTGAGAAGTATGATACAGAAGTGCGAATGGGGCTTCACAAAGAAGACACTGAAGGTTACCTTGGCTTGCCTTCTTCTGGGAAAAATGAGAATCTGCATTCTCGTGGAAGGAACATGAATGTTAAACAGCTCACGGATATGGGACTGTGGACGGGGAAACCAATTACTGACAGAACTTCTTATGATTATCATTCCCGAGATGCTCGGAAGAAGGCCAAGTATCCTGAGAAACTCCAGCGATCCTTGGTTGAAGATCGGAGGAACCTTGCGAAAGACCAAGCCGATCCTCTCTTATTGAAAGGAACTCGTGCTGACTGGTCAGCTCGAAGTCAAACCATTCAGCAGATCAAAACACAAGATGCCTTCGCTGTGGATCAGTCAGTTAAATTTGATGACTGGAATGTTAGAAGCAAGAAATGGAAGACACGGGAGGATTTTCCAGCTG GTAAAACATTGCAGGAGCATATTAGAAGGAAATCTGCACAGAACGGAGGAATGAACAGGGAAGATCTTAGTAGCAGGAGTATGTATTCCCAGAGTGAGGAAACAGAGTCAGATTCATCTGAGCAcctagatgaagatgaagataTTGATCCATCAATGAGGAAGTTGGGCTATCCGAGTGGCGTCTTTCAGGGTGGCCGATCTTCTTTGTTCAGAGCAGTTGATGATCCTAAAAAAGTCAATAAGCTGGTGAGGAAAGATGAGGAACATGGTGGTCAGATTCTTGATGGTGTCAAACGTTCATCCATAAAGATGGGTGATCTTCGCGAGCGGAGGAATATGCCTGAGATAGAAAGATACTCTTCAAAGGTAAAACAGAAAGGAAGGAAAAGTGAGTGCATCAACTTGCATGAGTATGGTGCTGAGAATTTGGAGGGGAAGACTTTGTCTGCATCATCTAAGTTAGTGGATGATCGCAAACAAATCTATATGTCTAGCAAGAATGGCCAAATCCAAGGCCGAACCCAAGGTGTTCCTGTTGAAAGGTCTCAGCTGCCATCATTGAAGACCTACTCTGTAGAGAAAAAGAGGAAACTGAATGCTGAACAGAGGTATTCTGTGCCACTTTCAAACAATATACACAAGTATGGCAGTAAGGTTTTGGAGGAAGATAACTTGCATGCAGTGCCCAAGTTAACAGATGACCAGCCACGGAATAACAATAGAGCAGGGAAGAAAGGTCAAAATGCTGAAGGTCATGTTACTGAGCCTGATTTTCAGCCATTATTGGGATGCAGCTCGGTTGCACGGAAGCGGAAGGGTAAGGCTGATTTGACGTATTTAGACGGGCCAGACAATTCTAATGATATGCAATCTAGTTCGCCGCAGCCAATTGACGAACCCAATATTACAAAGAAACGGGGTAAAAAGAAAGTGGAGGCTGAAAGCAGTCCTTTGCCTATGGCAACTTCTGATGCAATTATTTCAGAAAGGGGTACTACAGATTTAGAGCCAGAAACAAAGCCGCCAAAGAAGCCATTTACTTTGATAACACCTTCAATTCATACTGGCTTTTCATTCTCTATTGTACATCTTCTTTCAGCTGTTCGAATCGCAATGATTACTTTGCATGCAGAAGATACCTCAGAGGTTGGCAAGCATCTTGGAAACAATGATGGAAGACAGAAACCTAAGAATGAAGAGCAGAACAAAAAGCTTGAAGGGGTCAATGGGGTACGGCCTTCCCATGACAATTTGGATGTAAATTATTCAGAGCACACAGGACAAAAGAATTTGCCTTCCCTCACTGTTCAAGAGATTGTTAACCGTGTGAGATCAAACCCTGGTGATCCTTGCATTCTTGAAACACAGGAGCCACTTCAAGATTTGGTCAGAGGAGTGCTGAAGATATTTTCATCCAAGACAGCACCTTTGGGAGCAAAAGGTTGGAAGGCACTCGTCCTGTATGAGAAGTCCACTAAAAGTTGGTCCTGGGTTGGTCCGGTTTCATCTAACTCATCTGATCGTGATACGATTGAAGAGGTGACATCTGCTGAGGCTTGGGGTGTTCCTCACAAGATGCTTGTGAAGTTGGTCGATGCATTTGCTAATTGGCTGAAGAGTGGTCAAGAGACCCTTCAGCAAATAGGAAGCCTTCCACCACCACCCATGTCGTTGATGTTGCCTGACTTGGATGAGAAGGAAAGGTTTAAGGACCTACGAGCTCAGAAGAGTCTCACCACTATCAGCCCAAGCTCTGATGAAGTCAGGGCATATTTTCGCCGGGAGGAACTTTTAAGATATTCGGTTCCAGACAGGGCCTTTTCTTACACTGCTGCTGATGGTAGAAAATCTATAGTTGCTCCATTGAGAAGGTGTGGTGGCAAGCCATCGTCGAAACCTCGAGAGCACTTTATGCTTAAGACTGATCGACCGCCACATGTCACGATCCTTTGTCTTGTTAGGGATGCAGCTGCGAGGTTGCCTGGAAGTATTGGCACCCGAGCAGATGTCTGTACCCTTATAAGAGACTCACAGTATATTGTGGAAGATGTTACTGATGCCCAGGTTAACCAAATTGTCAGTGGGGCTCTTGACCGTTTGCATTATGAGCGTGATCCTTGTGTATTATTTGATGGGGAGAGGAAATTGTGGGTTTATTTGCAcagagatagagaagaagaagattttgagGATGATGGAACCTCTTCTACGAAGAAATGGAAAAGGCAAAGGAAGGATACTACTGAGCAGTCTGATCTGGGAGCTGGAAATGATGTGGGCTTTCAAG GGGAGAAAACAGAACTTGTATATAATGATTTGAGGCCAAATATGGAGGAGAGCATCGAGCCATTCATTGATTCAGCACAGGGTAGCATGCATCAAGGTCATCCAATGGGTTGGGAGGTTCTTGATTTGAATGCTTTGCGGGAAAACAAAATGCTGTGTCAGGAGAATTCTACAAACgaagattttgatgatgatacATTCGGCAAGGAAAGGCCAGGTGGGCTTTTAAGTGCAAGCTTAATGTGA